One genomic segment of SAR324 cluster bacterium includes these proteins:
- a CDS encoding tetratricopeptide repeat protein, giving the protein MRQFRKYAAWLLLTGGLAGCSSSAEEVESAPKVSRQTIYNQFIDGGKSSISVLEETIGGKKQIRIVLKKEGVDSSITHPIDNPNFVIAVPLHDPTSARVGIQTIDFENEKRRLIEELLLRYIPRDRFNVSIKLFWDEKRLEELQLKGVPFQESMGSTQPVPTASTKAPDKLNYELEQAVIRQETRIMLDNTLPAYQEKFVRLLLPSQTFFVKSRGDTATVERVIFPKASPESIAPEEERLIREKVQKMIQEYLSQDDFVVNVRLSMKGGQNIQSITGQGDQISVASMSTATDQVSDRMNININVLLNDLTSPDTDEFLRNTIPYAIHMDMADGDQLTITRKRFPEKDYGQISPQQVAQLEEYKREILTAFESGNYAGGLDLVKKAMKISVKRDDRLSLLKMQGSLYFLLQDKQRARETWEHLIKLDPENEEAKQMLMNLVK; this is encoded by the coding sequence ATGCGTCAATTTCGTAAATATGCGGCATGGCTGTTATTGACAGGAGGTCTCGCAGGATGTTCCTCCTCCGCTGAAGAGGTGGAAAGTGCCCCCAAAGTATCCAGACAAACCATTTATAATCAGTTCATTGATGGTGGAAAAAGCTCAATCAGCGTTCTGGAGGAAACCATTGGTGGTAAAAAGCAGATCCGGATTGTGCTGAAAAAAGAGGGCGTTGATTCCAGCATCACACACCCTATCGACAATCCAAATTTCGTGATCGCAGTCCCACTGCATGATCCTACCAGTGCCAGAGTCGGTATTCAGACCATTGATTTTGAAAATGAAAAACGACGTTTGATTGAAGAATTACTGCTGAGGTATATTCCACGTGATCGTTTCAATGTTTCCATTAAACTGTTTTGGGATGAAAAACGACTGGAAGAACTCCAACTCAAGGGGGTGCCATTTCAAGAATCAATGGGAAGCACACAACCCGTCCCAACAGCATCAACCAAAGCGCCCGATAAATTGAATTATGAACTGGAACAGGCCGTGATTCGGCAGGAAACCAGGATTATGCTGGACAACACACTGCCAGCATATCAGGAAAAATTTGTCCGACTGCTACTGCCTTCCCAAACTTTTTTTGTCAAATCACGCGGAGACACGGCCACCGTGGAGCGTGTGATTTTCCCCAAGGCATCACCCGAAAGTATTGCGCCTGAGGAAGAACGACTGATCCGTGAAAAAGTACAGAAAATGATTCAGGAATATCTGAGTCAGGATGATTTTGTGGTCAATGTCCGGCTCAGTATGAAAGGTGGACAAAACATTCAGAGCATCACTGGACAGGGCGATCAGATTTCTGTGGCCTCCATGTCCACTGCAACGGATCAGGTGAGTGACCGCATGAATATCAATATCAATGTTCTGCTCAATGATCTGACCTCTCCGGATACCGATGAGTTTCTCCGCAACACGATTCCCTATGCCATTCACATGGACATGGCGGATGGCGACCAGTTGACCATCACCCGCAAACGGTTTCCGGAAAAAGATTATGGTCAGATTTCGCCACAACAGGTTGCGCAACTGGAAGAATACAAACGGGAAATTCTTACCGCTTTTGAATCAGGGAATTATGCAGGTGGCCTGGATCTGGTTAAAAAGGCCATGAAGATCAGTGTAAAACGGGACGACCGCCTGAGTTTGCTAAAAATGCAGGGGTCGCTGTATTTTCTGCTTCAGGACAAACAGCGTGCTCGCGAAACATGGGAGCATTTGATCAAACTTGATCCGGAAAACGAAGAAGCAAAACAAATGCTTATGAATTTGGTGAAATGA
- a CDS encoding tetratricopeptide repeat protein has product MRLKRFGLTLLCLGLTGMFFGTFYAAEPESSAVTAEMPSRPSILPDSAMDIPAEMPVVPEAPATTAVPVTSTAPSKAADSTVVPPAPVKAGNASAPTMPVQEQPRRPEPRNTNEIISAPFEQLKKLYGKPEGTTLEQPAEVDQKPKQPEVVETKTKSPIEEMDLPSLSEQQETERNLEFKLETALKELLLDKYVQVKVIVHYLVNTVPITESNKQISQMRLPGFKNQVWVPIDQKKVTGLVHRLTRYNSIFVVVNQPVSPFDLEVLRQKLNAKIAEIDLETNDFLKVAYVPLAEMPGTEKPMASQPETQSEATDQVEKMPEPEITPEPPKLVSANEQRDVEVKSAKQLLEARTAFFRNDLKEALDKINKAIEMNPDSAQGYAMLGSVYYRLKWYGQAKKHWKKSLELEPDNPLIAQYLERLENE; this is encoded by the coding sequence ATGAGACTGAAACGATTTGGACTGACATTGTTATGTTTGGGACTGACCGGAATGTTTTTCGGAACATTTTACGCGGCAGAACCGGAATCCTCTGCTGTAACCGCAGAAATGCCTAGCAGACCTTCCATTTTGCCTGATTCCGCTATGGATATTCCGGCGGAAATGCCAGTTGTGCCAGAAGCACCCGCGACGACTGCGGTGCCTGTTACATCAACCGCGCCCTCAAAGGCCGCGGACTCTACTGTTGTGCCCCCTGCGCCCGTAAAAGCAGGCAATGCTTCTGCTCCAACGATGCCAGTGCAGGAACAGCCAAGACGGCCCGAACCACGAAACACCAACGAAATTATTTCCGCGCCCTTTGAACAATTGAAAAAACTGTATGGCAAACCTGAGGGGACAACCCTGGAACAACCAGCAGAAGTGGACCAGAAACCAAAACAACCTGAAGTTGTTGAAACCAAAACGAAGTCACCGATTGAAGAAATGGATTTGCCTTCGCTTTCAGAGCAACAGGAAACGGAACGGAATCTTGAGTTCAAACTGGAAACAGCCCTGAAAGAATTATTGCTGGACAAATATGTTCAGGTCAAAGTGATTGTCCATTATCTCGTCAATACTGTTCCAATCACTGAAAGCAACAAGCAAATATCACAAATGCGGCTTCCGGGATTTAAAAATCAGGTGTGGGTGCCGATTGATCAGAAAAAAGTAACAGGCCTGGTGCATCGGTTGACACGTTACAACAGTATTTTTGTGGTGGTCAATCAGCCGGTATCACCGTTTGATCTGGAAGTCCTGCGACAAAAACTGAATGCAAAAATCGCTGAAATTGATCTGGAAACCAATGATTTTCTTAAAGTCGCTTATGTTCCACTGGCAGAAATGCCAGGAACTGAAAAGCCAATGGCATCCCAACCGGAAACTCAGTCAGAGGCCACTGATCAGGTTGAAAAAATGCCTGAACCTGAAATAACGCCAGAACCGCCCAAACTTGTTTCAGCCAATGAACAACGCGATGTCGAAGTAAAATCAGCCAAGCAATTGCTCGAAGCACGCACCGCGTTTTTCAGGAATGACCTGAAAGAAGCGTTGGATAAAATCAATAAAGCCATTGAAATGAATCCTGACTCCGCACAGGGCTATGCCATGCTGGGGTCGGTGTATTATCGCCTGAAATGGTATGGACAGGCAAAAAAACACTGGAAAAAATCTCTGGAACTGGAGCCTGACAATCCTTTGATTGCTCAGTATCTCGAACGATTGGAGAACGAATGA
- a CDS encoding MotA/TolQ/ExbB proton channel family protein: MKDTIGTLLGFLIGISLVLFGITWPDHLSNYYMYQLREYEMATKQMKKDGVPRNQIQELEQKFSEFQDSWIGTMSRFIDLKSFLIVMGGAYSAMMVAFPFDKAMGAFVFIVRVFASSVKKEEFLDVYHTVLKLAEKRVNNAILTDEDINAIHSVDLKRWVQDFIVVDIVEENMIEEIVRSEIEMYNYRSFEEIDVLNFLGAASPAFGMLGTVVGLILMLGNTGGDVAGVMGGMSIALITTLYGVFLAQIMFLPIASKRYQMKESHIMLLEMIREGLLYLKRREIPDTISQDLIIYLPLKMRQKITEEKMAAMREGNLGL; this comes from the coding sequence ATGAAAGACACCATTGGCACACTTCTGGGCTTTTTAATTGGTATTTCCCTCGTCTTGTTTGGAATCACCTGGCCTGATCATTTGTCCAACTATTACATGTATCAGTTGCGCGAATATGAAATGGCCACAAAGCAGATGAAAAAAGACGGGGTGCCTCGCAACCAGATTCAGGAACTTGAACAGAAATTCTCAGAGTTTCAGGATTCATGGATCGGAACCATGTCCCGCTTTATTGATCTCAAATCGTTTTTGATTGTGATGGGCGGCGCCTATTCCGCGATGATGGTCGCGTTTCCGTTTGACAAGGCGATGGGGGCTTTTGTGTTCATTGTCAGGGTGTTTGCGTCATCCGTGAAGAAGGAAGAATTTCTGGATGTGTATCACACCGTTCTCAAACTGGCTGAAAAACGAGTGAACAATGCCATCCTCACCGATGAGGATATCAATGCTATTCATTCAGTGGATCTAAAACGTTGGGTTCAGGATTTCATTGTGGTCGATATCGTTGAAGAAAACATGATTGAGGAAATTGTTCGATCGGAAATTGAAATGTACAATTATCGTTCTTTTGAAGAAATTGATGTCCTCAATTTTCTTGGTGCCGCGTCTCCCGCTTTTGGAATGCTCGGTACCGTGGTTGGTCTGATTCTGATGCTGGGAAATACGGGTGGTGATGTAGCCGGTGTGATGGGGGGAATGTCCATTGCGTTGATCACGACATTGTATGGAGTGTTTCTGGCCCAGATCATGTTTTTGCCGATAGCATCCAAACGCTATCAAATGAAAGAGTCGCACATCATGTTGCTGGAAATGATCAGAGAAGGTCTGCTCTATCTCAAACGGCGTGAAATTCCTGATACGATCTCCCAGGATTTAATCATTTATCTGCCTCTCAAAATGCGTCAGAAAATCACTGAAGAAAAAATGGCGGCGATGCGTGAGGGTAATTTGGGATTGTGA
- a CDS encoding OmpA family protein, translating into MANRKDASTETPAWVVSFADLMSLLFSFFVLLTTLSTQPKNCEGIREYMENNKAFFKNYELRSTKLSCIVSLPQDYLFKSGQGKIQPSAFKALTPFFEKIRDLPEHREDLLIVEGHTDNVPIHTREFPSNWELSSARATNISVFMMEKLKFARERLSVSAYADSRPKTPYVDTYGKPLTGKDLQNARQTNRRVEIILTTPPKSLEETTMLFDGRE; encoded by the coding sequence ATGGCCAATCGAAAAGACGCATCAACCGAAACCCCTGCATGGGTGGTTTCTTTTGCCGATCTGATGAGCTTGCTGTTCAGCTTTTTTGTGCTGCTCACCACACTTTCCACTCAGCCGAAAAATTGCGAGGGCATCCGTGAATATATGGAAAACAACAAGGCGTTTTTTAAAAACTATGAACTTCGATCCACTAAACTGAGTTGCATTGTTTCCTTACCTCAAGATTATCTGTTCAAATCAGGACAAGGCAAAATCCAGCCTTCGGCCTTCAAAGCGCTCACTCCATTTTTTGAGAAAATCCGCGATCTGCCGGAACATCGTGAAGATCTGTTGATTGTGGAAGGTCACACCGACAATGTGCCCATCCATACCCGTGAATTTCCCAGCAATTGGGAACTCAGCTCGGCCAGAGCCACCAATATTTCCGTATTCATGATGGAAAAACTCAAATTTGCCCGCGAACGACTGTCCGTTTCGGCCTATGCGGATTCGCGTCCCAAAACCCCCTATGTAGACACTTACGGCAAACCATTAACCGGCAAGGACCTCCAGAATGCTCGACAAACCAACCGTCGAGTTGAAATCATTCTGACAACACCCCCCAAATCCCTTGAGGAAACCACCATGCTGTTTGATGGTCGGGAATAA
- a CDS encoding prepilin-type N-terminal cleavage/methylation domain-containing protein, whose product MKMFKQWKKRWAGFSLVEIVIAIAVIGIMSAASVPLIKSTLDKSKNSRAKSELEEIRNASVSFYGDTFQVPGNIGCTKTATTHLLTDTAAAKIDMSKAGTVTSDDLDAHFNTNCTGANAGKYTDNSLGGAWRGPYMEADRYDPWQKSYVLVTNTFGTTDTASGYALSGGTDEQVNTAKATAASTSDVYIKVSLK is encoded by the coding sequence ATGAAAATGTTCAAACAATGGAAAAAAAGATGGGCTGGATTCAGTCTTGTAGAAATTGTAATCGCCATCGCGGTCATCGGGATCATGTCTGCGGCGTCAGTGCCCCTGATCAAAAGCACACTCGATAAATCAAAAAATTCCCGCGCAAAAAGCGAACTGGAAGAAATACGAAATGCGTCTGTGTCATTTTATGGCGATACCTTTCAGGTTCCCGGTAATATTGGATGTACCAAGACAGCCACAACCCATCTGCTGACAGATACAGCAGCGGCAAAAATTGACATGTCCAAAGCAGGGACTGTGACATCTGATGATCTGGATGCGCATTTCAATACGAACTGTACAGGTGCCAATGCCGGTAAATATACAGACAATAGCTTGGGTGGCGCCTGGAGAGGCCCATACATGGAAGCTGATCGCTATGATCCATGGCAAAAATCTTATGTATTGGTCACAAATACATTTGGAACTACTGATACCGCATCCGGTTATGCTCTTTCCGGTGGAACCGATGAGCAGGTCAACACTGCCAAGGCTACAGCCGCAAGTACCAGTGATGTATATATCAAAGTCAGTCTGAAATAA
- a CDS encoding fused MFS/spermidine synthase, with the protein MVRLIYGLFVVSGFVGLIYESLWSRYLKLFLGHSFYGQILTLSIFMGGLGIGSFLAGRLCRNIRNPFYVYAAIELLVGVSGFVFHGIYLVCTQWFYEAANVYFSSFWFANLTKVLISMLMTLPTAILLGMTFPFITVGVIRVSRDEGRSSLPVLYFTNSLGAAIGILATSYLLIPEMGTIGTLAIAGSSNVLIALMFYFIAKKADKIIGPKITESFSGAESHKEISHELPDQRTIGLWLLISGLTGFSSFIYEVGWIRLLGLLLGSSTHSFDIMISAFILGLALGGGYARKLIDSSRNIAHTLAFIQILMGAFALSSIYFYEPFFYAISDSHSVFRKTELAYPVYSIFKYLICLLMMAPTSFFAGMTLPLITYYLINFTRNEKYTGFVYGWNTIGAILGASLGGLLLLPNFQIKYTIASGALIDIGLGLVLLGAYKLSRWKFIATLCVSVLVFIPVLHIKLDPNLTTIGVFRGKLNAGDFHQILVKDGKTATISFTFNPFRSMIATNGKVDASIGLKGTISEDEYTQAAAAFVPMAAMNQPYDAAMIGLGSGMSAHYLLSDPLLKHLDLIEIEEQMYELAKNFYPYNRNVYDSPKIRPIFDDAKTYFYQANRQYDLIISEPSNPWVSGVSSLFTEEFYEHIQRFLKPEGLLVQWVHGYSFNTELMLTIIKALDNRFPYAKIYLAGEANYVIVAGNTDFNLDAIDRFEREPEIAQEFLKFKGDTRLFGPQNFIVSTQSLRPILEDVNPNSYFFPLVDNSAEKALFLSQEVDLFWSFINAISFYQEILEPENFSRAQTDYFKNAPPIPSEKLEWLTDSLRIARKNSNWNEIDHQFKKITHPRNMAQMWDKLEAVTLYRELVRKDIPPKKFQDEFLFLDFLYTDQLDHLKDLIRNILQNSSPPKYNPVFLSAMEVEMLKAGEKAMYLQIFQTFIMSDTRFPPHEKKLLSWMGNHFEELNRQLKERRE; encoded by the coding sequence ATGGTTCGCCTGATTTATGGTCTGTTCGTTGTTTCAGGATTTGTTGGTCTTATTTATGAATCACTGTGGTCCCGGTATCTTAAATTATTTCTCGGACATTCGTTTTATGGTCAGATCCTGACACTTTCCATTTTTATGGGTGGACTCGGCATCGGGTCGTTTCTGGCAGGACGACTCTGTCGGAATATCCGGAATCCATTTTATGTCTATGCTGCCATTGAGTTGCTGGTGGGCGTTTCAGGTTTTGTCTTCCACGGAATTTATCTAGTCTGTACCCAATGGTTTTATGAAGCCGCCAATGTATATTTTTCGTCTTTCTGGTTTGCCAATCTGACCAAGGTGCTGATCTCCATGCTGATGACGCTCCCGACCGCGATCCTGCTTGGAATGACTTTTCCATTCATCACAGTGGGTGTCATTCGTGTCAGCAGAGATGAAGGACGTTCTTCACTGCCTGTGTTATATTTCACCAATTCTCTGGGTGCCGCCATTGGAATTCTGGCGACTTCCTATCTGCTCATTCCGGAAATGGGAACCATAGGAACTCTCGCCATTGCTGGTTCTTCCAATGTACTGATTGCATTGATGTTTTATTTCATCGCCAAAAAAGCTGATAAAATCATTGGCCCCAAAATAACAGAATCTTTTTCCGGTGCGGAATCTCACAAGGAAATTTCACATGAACTTCCGGATCAGCGCACCATTGGACTATGGTTGTTGATCAGCGGTCTGACAGGGTTTTCATCCTTCATTTACGAAGTTGGCTGGATCAGGCTTCTGGGGTTGTTGCTGGGATCTTCAACCCATTCGTTTGATATCATGATTTCCGCGTTCATCCTGGGGTTGGCCCTGGGAGGCGGTTATGCCCGCAAGCTGATTGACTCTTCACGAAACATCGCGCATACGTTGGCTTTCATCCAGATTCTCATGGGGGCGTTTGCGTTGAGCAGCATCTATTTTTACGAGCCGTTTTTTTACGCGATCAGCGACTCACATTCTGTATTCAGAAAAACAGAACTCGCCTATCCAGTCTATTCCATATTCAAATATCTGATCTGCCTATTGATGATGGCACCCACCAGTTTCTTTGCGGGAATGACACTGCCATTGATCACTTATTATCTGATCAATTTTACACGCAATGAAAAATACACTGGATTTGTATATGGCTGGAATACGATAGGAGCCATACTTGGCGCCTCTCTGGGAGGGTTATTGCTATTGCCGAATTTTCAGATCAAATACACCATTGCCTCAGGAGCTTTGATTGATATCGGTCTGGGACTTGTGCTGCTGGGTGCCTATAAGCTTTCCCGATGGAAGTTCATTGCGACACTCTGCGTTTCTGTGCTGGTCTTTATTCCTGTATTGCATATCAAACTTGACCCGAATCTTACCACAATAGGTGTTTTTCGTGGCAAGCTGAATGCCGGAGATTTTCATCAAATACTCGTCAAGGATGGAAAAACAGCAACCATCTCATTCACGTTCAATCCATTCAGGTCAATGATCGCAACAAATGGCAAGGTTGATGCGAGTATCGGATTGAAAGGCACCATATCTGAAGATGAATATACTCAGGCCGCTGCCGCGTTTGTTCCGATGGCTGCGATGAATCAGCCTTATGACGCCGCAATGATCGGGTTGGGCAGTGGTATGTCTGCACACTATCTGCTATCCGACCCCTTGTTAAAACATCTGGATTTGATCGAAATTGAAGAACAGATGTATGAATTGGCAAAAAATTTCTATCCTTATAATCGAAATGTGTATGACAGTCCCAAAATCCGTCCTATTTTTGATGATGCCAAAACCTATTTCTATCAGGCCAACAGACAATATGACCTTATCATTTCAGAACCATCAAATCCTTGGGTCAGTGGTGTTTCGAGCCTGTTCACCGAAGAATTCTACGAGCACATCCAACGATTTCTAAAACCAGAAGGCTTACTGGTCCAATGGGTCCATGGTTATTCCTTCAACACAGAACTCATGCTGACCATTATCAAGGCTCTGGATAATCGTTTTCCCTACGCAAAAATATATCTGGCTGGTGAAGCAAATTATGTGATTGTTGCAGGCAACACTGATTTCAATCTGGATGCCATTGATCGTTTTGAACGAGAACCAGAGATTGCTCAGGAATTTTTGAAATTCAAGGGGGATACCCGTTTGTTCGGCCCTCAGAATTTTATTGTTTCAACCCAGAGTCTACGCCCTATTCTGGAAGATGTGAATCCCAATTCATATTTTTTCCCTCTGGTTGATAACAGTGCGGAAAAAGCGTTGTTTCTGAGTCAGGAAGTGGATTTGTTCTGGTCATTTATAAATGCTATTTCATTTTATCAGGAAATTCTGGAACCAGAAAATTTTTCCAGAGCTCAAACAGATTATTTTAAAAATGCTCCGCCAATTCCTTCAGAAAAATTGGAATGGCTGACAGATTCCCTGCGAATTGCCCGCAAAAATTCCAACTGGAATGAGATTGATCATCAATTCAAAAAAATCACGCACCCCAGAAATATGGCACAAATGTGGGATAAACTGGAAGCTGTCACATTGTATCGTGAGCTAGTCCGAAAGGATATTCCCCCAAAAAAGTTTCAGGATGAATTTCTGTTTCTGGATTTTCTGTATACGGACCAGTTGGATCACCTGAAAGATTTAATCAGGAACATCCTGCAAAATTCATCACCGCCCAAATACAATCCTGTATTTCTGAGCGCAATGGAGGTCGAAATGCTGAAAGCCGGAGAAAAAGCCATGTATCTTCAAATTTTCCAGACATTCATCATGTCTGACACACGCTTTCCACCGCATGAGAAGAAACTGTTGAGTTGGATGGGAAATCACTTTGAAGAGCTGAATCGTCAGCTAAAAGAAAGGCGGGAGTGA
- a CDS encoding tetratricopeptide repeat protein has product MPVHSVQQQGILARVIAILWIFFLTWTVYFSTLFIPFFFDDHHIIDNASLHSLAIQWQELLHNWYKFQNSRIFPDLTFALNYYVHGLDVPGYHAVNILIHAINALILMRMFSFLVSIHTSAEEQVSSRSSITFIQYTVISFFIIHPLLTGCVNYTVQRAELMAMTFYALGFLCYLHLRHQTGTRRPVWAFLILICWYLALKSKITTVTFPGMLLGYEVILGASTPEFMKKLMHAGIAVSGLALCFILLQYEFHLFIPQATSVGFNAGELWGPWEQFQAQSRALFYYWRNLFLPYPGWLSVDHDFRISSQFIDPVALLALLGHLLIAAGALLLARQKRIYAALGIFWFYVVQSPYMITPIADILVDYRVYSVSPGFFLIMLEMLKFLNHRVSPHGFRSLLLGLGCLTLLTAWNRNLDYDSNITLWEDALNKAPENARAYNNLGDVYFNESQWGKAENAFQNAIRIKPDYFDARRNLAKVHVFTERYSQGLEIYHSILKETPQDPLSYFGIGYIHKKRNENTEAESAMRKAIEIMEAPDYEGPLYYKSDFAASVYNSLGDLLMGEGRIDEALIYLKKSLHIDPDNAFTLYNLGTAYMKIEVWDQAMSHLIRSIERNPNHADAWNNLGIVFIQVGQRENAKKAFRKGLSIAPRNSQLLQNYSRSMNSPQSGPHHNDQAGFFGK; this is encoded by the coding sequence ATGCCTGTTCACTCCGTACAACAACAGGGAATCCTCGCCAGGGTGATTGCCATTTTATGGATATTTTTTCTCACCTGGACCGTCTATTTTTCTACGCTGTTTATCCCGTTTTTTTTCGATGATCATCATATTATTGACAATGCGAGCCTTCATTCCCTGGCGATTCAGTGGCAGGAACTCCTGCATAACTGGTATAAATTCCAGAATAGCCGAATATTTCCAGACCTGACCTTTGCACTGAACTACTATGTTCATGGATTGGATGTTCCGGGATACCATGCAGTCAATATTCTGATTCACGCTATCAATGCCTTGATTCTGATGAGGATGTTCTCATTCCTTGTCAGTATCCATACTTCCGCTGAAGAGCAGGTATCCTCACGTTCATCCATCACATTCATTCAATATACTGTAATCTCTTTTTTCATCATTCATCCATTACTGACAGGATGTGTCAACTACACTGTTCAGCGTGCTGAACTCATGGCCATGACGTTTTATGCGCTGGGATTTTTATGCTATCTGCACTTGCGGCATCAAACGGGAACAAGGCGTCCTGTCTGGGCATTCTTGATATTGATCTGTTGGTATTTGGCTCTGAAAAGCAAGATTACGACGGTGACATTCCCAGGCATGCTGTTGGGATACGAAGTCATATTGGGCGCCAGCACGCCAGAATTTATGAAGAAATTGATGCATGCGGGTATTGCGGTATCCGGGTTGGCCTTATGTTTCATTCTGCTCCAATATGAATTTCACCTGTTCATTCCTCAGGCAACCTCTGTAGGCTTCAATGCCGGTGAACTCTGGGGGCCATGGGAGCAATTTCAGGCGCAATCCCGTGCGCTGTTTTATTACTGGCGCAATCTGTTTTTGCCATATCCAGGCTGGTTGAGTGTTGATCATGATTTCAGAATTTCGAGTCAGTTTATCGATCCTGTAGCTTTGTTGGCCTTACTGGGACATCTTTTGATTGCGGCTGGAGCGCTTTTGCTGGCTCGGCAAAAAAGAATTTATGCCGCATTAGGAATTTTTTGGTTCTATGTTGTGCAATCACCCTATATGATCACACCCATTGCCGATATTCTGGTGGATTACAGAGTTTACAGTGTCAGTCCGGGATTTTTTCTGATCATGCTGGAAATGCTGAAATTTCTGAACCATCGCGTTTCCCCCCATGGGTTTCGGAGTTTGTTGCTTGGCCTTGGATGTCTGACATTGCTAACAGCATGGAATAGAAATCTTGATTATGACAGCAATATTACTTTGTGGGAAGATGCCTTGAATAAGGCTCCTGAAAATGCGAGAGCCTATAACAATCTCGGTGATGTATATTTCAATGAGTCTCAATGGGGAAAAGCTGAAAATGCCTTCCAAAACGCCATCAGAATTAAACCAGATTATTTTGATGCCCGTAGAAATCTGGCAAAAGTCCATGTCTTTACTGAACGGTACTCACAAGGGTTGGAAATATACCATTCGATCCTGAAAGAAACCCCACAGGATCCGTTATCATATTTTGGAATTGGTTATATTCACAAAAAAAGGAATGAGAATACGGAGGCAGAATCTGCGATGCGGAAGGCCATAGAAATCATGGAGGCTCCTGACTATGAGGGGCCCTTATATTACAAATCAGACTTTGCTGCTAGTGTTTACAACAGTTTAGGTGATTTACTCATGGGCGAAGGACGGATTGATGAAGCGCTCATTTATCTGAAAAAATCACTGCATATCGATCCTGATAACGCATTCACTCTCTATAATCTTGGAACCGCCTATATGAAAATTGAAGTATGGGATCAGGCAATGTCCCATCTGATCAGATCAATTGAACGCAACCCAAACCATGCGGATGCCTGGAATAACCTGGGTATCGTTTTTATCCAGGTTGGCCAGAGGGAAAACGCAAAAAAAGCTTTCAGGAAAGGCTTGAGCATTGCTCCTCGAAATTCCCAACTGTTACAGAATTATAGCCGATCAATGAATTCCCCGCAATCTGGGCCACACCATAACGATCAAGCTGGATTCTTTGGAAAATAA
- a CDS encoding GNAT family N-acetyltransferase, with translation MIKLRDSIFVIRPATPQDVPVILQLIRDLADYEKLSQEVCATESLLHQALFEQYSAEVLLGFMDHQPVGMAVFFHSCSTFLGRHGIYLEDLYVRPEFRGKGLGTSLLKEIARLAVERKCGRIEWAVLNWNTSAIEFYENLGASPLSGWTTYRLTGNALEKFALSD, from the coding sequence ATGATTAAATTAAGAGATTCCATTTTTGTAATTCGCCCGGCTACACCGCAGGATGTCCCGGTGATTTTACAACTGATCAGGGACTTGGCTGACTATGAAAAATTAAGTCAGGAAGTTTGCGCCACGGAATCCCTGTTGCACCAGGCCCTGTTTGAACAATATTCCGCAGAAGTTTTACTGGGATTTATGGATCATCAGCCTGTCGGAATGGCTGTTTTTTTTCATAGCTGTTCCACATTTCTGGGGCGTCACGGTATTTATCTGGAAGATCTTTATGTGCGACCGGAATTCAGAGGTAAAGGGTTGGGAACTTCTTTGCTGAAAGAAATTGCCCGCTTGGCTGTTGAACGGAAATGCGGCCGAATTGAATGGGCTGTGCTCAATTGGAACACTTCCGCGATTGAGTTTTATGAAAATCTTGGCGCTTCTCCACTGAGTGGCTGGACCACGTATCGTCTTACTGGAAATGCCCTGGAAAAATTCGCGCTGAGTGATTAA